A DNA window from Campylobacter lari contains the following coding sequences:
- a CDS encoding lytic transglycosylase domain-containing protein, whose product MLKKSVVLLLAGVVFANSAMYSYKELEQRPNSLAKDYYLYRLLEKNEFKKEEVEGLKEHIYRYAGRIKNAIEAIIPPLGYNKEYEACYKFNTQNILDANATCQLIRLNSLTFIQDLNASVRNEMKKNIPQDNPNLTKLLEAFDAKDPLSYAVLNYDSANFYKIYNFLKDKKDFFLEKDFVNELAKEKEFTNFVKEIIIKKKSPLIRKSLVNVDANLTFQDNAFYLGVNAILENDDKKALEFFQVAKDTFKSKPLVDNANFWLYLITQDKKYIDELAQSDSLNIYSLYARELKGLPLPKIEELKPKKQKNDFDMKDPFAWQKLAKEIAKGTPNELEKLAKDFYTKENIAIYAYIKERAEGFKKHYFIMPYFEYLKDYSTQRKAMILALARQESRFIPTAISTSYALGIMQFIPFLANHIGNKELQIPNFDQDMLFEPKTAYTFANHHLDYLESKLNSPVFVAYAYNGGIGFTTRMLKREDMFRAGKYEPFLSMELVPYAESRVYAKKVLANYVVYLHLLNDNTPISKFFETLAQNTDSQNTNQVLK is encoded by the coding sequence GTGTTGAAAAAAAGTGTAGTGTTACTTTTAGCTGGAGTGGTTTTTGCAAATAGTGCAATGTATTCTTATAAAGAATTAGAGCAAAGACCAAATTCTTTAGCTAAGGATTATTATTTATATCGTTTATTAGAAAAAAATGAATTTAAAAAAGAAGAAGTTGAAGGTTTAAAAGAACATATTTATCGTTATGCAGGGCGTATTAAAAATGCCATTGAAGCCATTATTCCGCCTTTGGGGTATAATAAAGAATATGAAGCTTGTTATAAATTTAATACGCAAAATATCTTAGATGCTAATGCTACTTGTCAGCTTATAAGATTAAATAGTTTAACTTTTATACAAGATCTTAATGCTTCAGTGCGTAATGAGATGAAAAAAAATATCCCACAGGATAATCCAAATTTAACAAAACTTTTAGAAGCTTTTGATGCTAAAGATCCTCTAAGTTATGCGGTTTTAAATTATGATAGTGCTAATTTTTATAAAATCTATAATTTCTTAAAAGATAAAAAAGATTTTTTCTTAGAAAAAGATTTTGTAAATGAATTAGCTAAAGAAAAAGAATTTACAAATTTTGTAAAAGAAATTATCATTAAGAAAAAAAGTCCATTGATAAGAAAATCTCTAGTCAATGTAGATGCAAATTTAACTTTTCAAGATAATGCTTTTTATCTAGGTGTAAATGCTATTTTAGAAAATGACGATAAAAAAGCATTGGAATTTTTTCAAGTAGCAAAAGATACTTTTAAAAGCAAACCTTTAGTAGATAATGCAAATTTTTGGCTATATTTGATCACTCAAGATAAAAAGTACATTGATGAGCTTGCTCAAAGTGATTCTTTAAATATTTATAGTCTTTATGCAAGAGAGTTAAAAGGCTTGCCTTTACCTAAAATAGAAGAATTAAAGCCAAAAAAACAAAAAAATGATTTTGATATGAAAGATCCTTTTGCTTGGCAAAAGCTCGCAAAAGAAATTGCAAAAGGTACTCCTAATGAGCTAGAAAAACTTGCAAAAGATTTTTATACCAAGGAAAATATCGCTATTTATGCCTATATTAAAGAAAGGGCCGAAGGTTTTAAAAAACATTATTTTATTATGCCTTATTTTGAATATTTAAAAGATTATTCCACGCAAAGAAAAGCTATGATTTTAGCTTTAGCTAGACAAGAAAGTCGTTTTATACCAACAGCCATTTCAACTTCTTATGCTTTGGGTATTATGCAATTTATCCCATTTTTAGCTAATCATATAGGCAATAAAGAACTGCAAATTCCAAATTTTGATCAAGACATGCTTTTTGAACCAAAAACAGCTTATACTTTTGCAAATCATCATTTAGATTATTTAGAATCTAAACTTAATTCCCCGGTTTTTGTGGCTTATGCTTATAATGGAGGTATAGGATTTACCACTAGAATGCTCAAAAGAGAAGATATGTTTAGAGCGGGAAAATATGAGCCATTTTTATCAATGGAGCTTGTTCCTTATGCAGAAAGCAGGGTATATGCTAAGAAAGTTTTAGCTAATTATGTTGTTTATTTGCATCTTCTGAACGATAATACACCGATTTCGAAATTTTTTGAAACTTTAGCTCAAAACACTGATTCTCAAAACACAAATCAAGTTTTAAAATAG
- a CDS encoding YggT family protein, translated as MGVGTSLIVSLVQIFSLVIEIYVWIIIIAALISWVRPDPYNPIVQILYRLTNPAYAFVRRFIPTTIGSIDLAPLIIILGLKFIQIFLSNLILGSL; from the coding sequence ATGGGAGTTGGAACAAGTTTGATTGTATCTTTGGTGCAAATTTTTTCTTTAGTTATTGAAATTTATGTATGGATTATAATCATTGCAGCATTGATTTCTTGGGTAAGGCCTGATCCATATAATCCTATAGTGCAAATTTTATATCGTTTAACTAATCCTGCTTATGCTTTTGTAAGAAGGTTTATTCCTACTACTATAGGGAGTATTGATTTAGCACCTTTGATTATTATTTTAGGATTAAAATTTATCCAAATATTTTTATCAAATTTAATTTTAGGAAGTTTATAA
- the gltX gene encoding glutamate--tRNA ligase: MYRFAPSPTGDMHIGNLRAALFNYIKARQENSDFILRIEDTDNARNIAGKEEEIKAILKEFGITWQHYYVQSENLKFHRQMALKLVSEKKAFACFCTEDELAHKKELAKSKNQAYRYDGTCEKLADIDVLNCEKPFVIRLKKPQSQMKFIDYIKGEIGFNPEDIDSFVIMRADKTPTYNFACAVDDMLEGVTCIIRGEDHVSNTPKQEHIRASLGYDKSMTYAHLPIILNEEGVKMSKREAHSSVKWMLDNGYLASAIANYLILLGNKTPKEIFTLEEAIEWFDLKKVSKSPARFDTKRLMQINREHIKMLDNDKLNSLLNLGKDVAELAKFYTQEASTLNEIREKIQAIFAVKNYNEFEKECKLIKEVLKDLDLPQEYDEFKKILMEKTNLKGKNFFMPLRLVLTGVTHGPEMSEIYTLIKPFVKEIIKE, translated from the coding sequence ATGTATAGGTTTGCACCATCGCCTACTGGAGATATGCATATTGGAAATTTAAGAGCAGCTTTATTTAATTATATTAAAGCAAGACAAGAAAATTCTGATTTTATTTTGCGTATTGAAGATACGGATAATGCTAGAAATATAGCTGGAAAAGAAGAAGAAATAAAAGCTATTTTAAAAGAATTTGGTATAACTTGGCAGCATTATTATGTACAAAGTGAGAATTTGAAATTTCATCGTCAAATGGCTTTAAAGCTAGTAAGTGAAAAAAAAGCATTTGCTTGTTTTTGTACTGAGGATGAATTAGCTCATAAAAAAGAACTAGCTAAAAGTAAAAATCAAGCATATAGATACGATGGTACTTGTGAAAAACTTGCAGATATTGATGTATTAAATTGTGAAAAACCTTTCGTAATCCGTCTTAAAAAACCTCAATCGCAAATGAAATTTATAGACTATATTAAAGGTGAGATTGGTTTTAATCCTGAAGATATTGATAGTTTTGTGATTATGAGGGCTGATAAAACCCCAACTTATAATTTTGCTTGTGCGGTTGATGATATGCTAGAAGGTGTTACTTGTATTATAAGGGGCGAAGATCATGTTTCAAATACTCCTAAGCAAGAACATATTAGAGCAAGTTTGGGTTATGATAAAAGCATGACTTATGCACATTTGCCTATCATTTTAAATGAAGAAGGTGTTAAAATGAGCAAAAGAGAGGCTCATTCTAGTGTAAAATGGATGCTTGATAATGGATATTTAGCAAGTGCTATTGCAAATTATTTAATACTTTTAGGTAATAAAACTCCGAAAGAGATTTTTACTTTAGAAGAAGCCATAGAATGGTTTGATTTGAAAAAAGTTTCAAAATCTCCTGCAAGATTTGATACTAAGCGTTTAATGCAAATTAACCGTGAGCATATAAAAATGCTTGATAATGATAAATTAAATTCTTTATTAAATTTAGGCAAAGATGTAGCTGAGCTTGCAAAATTTTATACTCAAGAAGCTAGCACGCTAAATGAGATAAGAGAAAAAATACAAGCAATTTTTGCAGTTAAAAATTATAATGAATTTGAAAAAGAATGTAAGTTGATTAAAGAAGTTTTAAAAGATTTAGATTTACCTCAAGAATATGATGAGTTTAAAAAGATTTTGATGGAAAAAACAAATTTAAAAGGTAAAAATTTCTTTATGCCTTTGCGTTTGGTATTAACAGGAGTTACTCACGGACCTGAAATGAGTGAAATTTATACTTTAATTAAGCCTTTTGTTAAAGAAATTATAAAGGAGTAA
- a CDS encoding PepSY-like domain-containing protein — MKLKIALATLVTAGFVFAQDMIVGVNALPANSKNFIQKHFTGSNIALVKQDIDSFDVYLDNGTELEFFINGDWKEIDAKYRPIDTSFLSPNVLATIKKMHPNASIIKVEKEIQGYKFKLNNMMEIYTDVNGNFLGQKFDD, encoded by the coding sequence ATGAAATTAAAAATAGCTTTAGCAACATTAGTTACTGCAGGTTTTGTTTTTGCACAAGATATGATTGTAGGAGTTAATGCTTTACCAGCAAATTCTAAAAATTTCATACAAAAACATTTTACAGGTTCAAATATTGCTTTAGTTAAACAAGATATTGATAGCTTTGATGTTTATTTAGACAATGGAACTGAGCTTGAGTTTTTTATCAATGGAGATTGGAAAGAAATCGATGCAAAATACAGACCAATTGATACTTCTTTTTTAAGTCCAAATGTTTTAGCAACGATTAAAAAAATGCACCCAAATGCAAGTATAATTAAAGTTGAAAAAGAAATTCAAGGTTATAAATTCAAACTTAATAATATGATGGAAATTTATACTGATGTAAATGGAAATTTCTTGGGACAAAAATTTGATGATTAG
- a CDS encoding HyaD/HybD family hydrogenase maturation endopeptidase, translated as MKLLVLGIGNIMFADEGLGVHLCKLLEKNYKFYHEKDSVSFVDGGTLALQLSYIIAEYDEMIVIDCIAADDAKIGDIFFFPYDAMPKKVNWSGSAHEVEMLQTLQYMELMGDLPKTQILACVPKRIEPLSFELSKEVLNALEKMEKILLDFLEKKGFTYKRIANYNIQELALNSYKS; from the coding sequence TTGAAACTTCTAGTTTTAGGTATTGGTAATATTATGTTTGCAGATGAGGGCTTAGGCGTTCATCTTTGCAAACTTTTAGAAAAAAATTATAAGTTTTATCATGAAAAAGACTCGGTGAGTTTTGTAGATGGTGGAACTTTGGCTTTACAACTTAGCTATATTATAGCCGAATATGATGAAATGATTGTGATTGATTGTATTGCAGCAGATGATGCTAAGATTGGAGATATTTTTTTCTTTCCTTATGATGCAATGCCAAAAAAAGTTAATTGGAGTGGTAGTGCGCATGAGGTTGAAATGCTTCAAACTTTACAATACATGGAACTTATGGGAGATTTACCTAAAACTCAAATTTTAGCTTGCGTACCAAAGCGTATAGAGCCATTGAGTTTTGAACTTTCAAAAGAAGTCTTAAATGCTTTAGAAAAAATGGAGAAAATTTTACTTGATTTTTTAGAGAAAAAAGGCTTTACTTACAAGAGAATTGCTAATTATAATATACAAGAGCTTGCTCTAAATTCTTATAAAAGCTAA
- the cybH gene encoding Ni/Fe-hydrogenase, b-type cytochrome subunit yields the protein MDSKHSLKSNRKAEYEFSIGLRFTHWLRAVAIVILVGTGYYISYVFQAPSISSEPTLFMQAKYRMVHQIFGFILIACVIFKTYLFFFDSKSDGERKSIKDIFNVKLWIEQIKFYIFLGKHPHLQGVYNPLQFVTYLFFYLVMFGLILTGLILYMHVYHEGLGGFLYNILRPIEVMLGGLADVRTYHRILMWVVLIFVPVHIYMAVFNSVKGKDGALDAIFSGYKFVRENR from the coding sequence ATGGATTCTAAACATTCCTTAAAATCAAACAGAAAGGCTGAATACGAATTTAGTATCGGTCTTCGTTTTACACATTGGTTAAGAGCGGTTGCAATCGTGATTTTAGTGGGAACTGGATATTATATTTCTTATGTATTTCAAGCTCCTTCTATTTCATCTGAACCGACTTTATTTATGCAGGCAAAATACCGCATGGTGCACCAAATTTTTGGTTTTATCTTAATAGCTTGTGTGATTTTTAAAACATATTTGTTCTTTTTTGATTCAAAAAGTGATGGTGAGAGAAAGAGTATAAAAGATATTTTTAATGTAAAATTATGGATAGAGCAAATTAAATTTTACATTTTCCTAGGAAAGCACCCGCATTTACAAGGTGTATATAATCCTTTGCAATTTGTAACTTACCTTTTCTTTTATCTTGTTATGTTTGGGCTTATTTTGACAGGATTAATCCTTTATATGCATGTATATCATGAAGGCTTGGGTGGATTTTTATATAATATTTTAAGACCTATTGAGGTAATGTTAGGTGGATTGGCTGATGTTAGAACCTATCATAGAATTTTAATGTGGGTTGTGTTGATTTTTGTTCCAGTGCATATTTATATGGCTGTATTTAACTCAGTTAAAGGTAAAGATGGTGCTTTAGATGCTATCTTTAGCGGTTATAAATTTGTAAGAGAAAATCGTTGA
- a CDS encoding nickel-dependent hydrogenase large subunit, translating to MSKRIIIDPLTRIEGHLRVEVVVDENNVIKEAYSGSTLWRGIETIVKGRDPRDAGFLTQRICGVCTFSHYRAGIIAVENALGITPPLNAVLTRTLMNAALYMHDHPVHFYQLHGLDFVDVVSALSADVKKASDEAFKYTDMPYATGADKLLEVQQRLKIFVDKGNLGPFANAYYGHATYRFTPEQNLIALSHYLECLRIQRTIAQAMAIFGAKNPHPQSLTVGGVTCVMDLLNPSRMAEYMTKFQEVADFINRAYYPDLIMAAKAYSKEASVLNDVGVNNFYTEREFQISSDEWLFEGGIIRNGDLSKVEEVDEAKITEEATRSWYADNEALHPYDGKTNPNYTGLIDGESIDDKGNMVHSKVFDIKGKYSWIKAPRYENSPMQVGPLANILVNYAKGNKIVVEAVDSFLKATNLPVQALMSTLGRTGARAIEAKIIADHGLKAFDSLVENLKTDESTCTTYVIDKNKEYKGRFMGSAPRGALSHWCRIKNGVIENWQAVVPSTWNASPKDANGVGGSYEQCLIGMKLADVKQPLEVIRAIHSYDPCIACAVHVMDTKGNNLSEYKVNVNL from the coding sequence ATGTCAAAAAGAATTATTATAGATCCACTTACTAGAATAGAAGGACATTTAAGAGTTGAAGTAGTGGTTGATGAAAATAATGTCATTAAAGAAGCATATTCAGGATCGACTTTATGGAGAGGGATTGAAACTATTGTAAAAGGTCGTGATCCAAGAGATGCAGGCTTTTTAACTCAAAGAATTTGTGGTGTTTGTACTTTTTCACATTATAGAGCAGGGATTATCGCAGTAGAAAATGCTTTAGGTATTACTCCGCCACTAAATGCAGTTTTAACTAGAACTTTAATGAATGCAGCTTTATACATGCATGATCATCCTGTACATTTTTATCAACTTCATGGTCTTGATTTTGTTGATGTTGTAAGTGCTTTAAGTGCTGATGTAAAAAAAGCAAGTGATGAAGCATTTAAATATACTGATATGCCTTATGCAACAGGTGCAGATAAGCTTTTAGAAGTTCAGCAAAGACTAAAAATCTTTGTAGATAAAGGAAATCTTGGACCATTTGCAAATGCTTATTATGGACACGCAACTTATCGCTTTACTCCTGAGCAAAACCTTATTGCACTTTCGCATTATTTAGAATGTTTAAGAATTCAAAGAACAATAGCTCAAGCTATGGCGATTTTTGGTGCTAAAAATCCTCATCCACAAAGTTTAACAGTAGGTGGTGTAACTTGTGTTATGGATCTTTTAAACCCATCAAGAATGGCTGAATATATGACTAAATTCCAAGAAGTAGCTGATTTTATTAATCGTGCTTATTATCCGGATTTAATCATGGCAGCTAAAGCTTACTCTAAAGAAGCAAGTGTATTAAATGATGTAGGGGTAAATAACTTCTATACTGAGAGAGAATTCCAAATTTCAAGTGATGAATGGTTGTTTGAAGGTGGTATTATTAGAAATGGTGATTTGAGTAAGGTTGAAGAAGTAGATGAAGCTAAAATCACTGAAGAGGCTACAAGATCATGGTATGCAGACAATGAAGCTTTACATCCTTATGATGGTAAAACTAATCCAAACTATACAGGCTTAATTGATGGTGAAAGCATTGATGATAAAGGTAATATGGTTCATAGTAAGGTATTTGATATTAAAGGCAAATATAGCTGGATTAAAGCTCCAAGATATGAAAATTCGCCTATGCAAGTTGGGCCATTAGCAAATATTTTAGTAAATTATGCTAAGGGTAATAAAATTGTAGTAGAAGCGGTTGATTCTTTCTTAAAAGCTACGAATTTACCAGTTCAAGCACTTATGAGCACTTTAGGAAGAACAGGCGCTAGAGCAATTGAAGCTAAAATTATTGCTGATCATGGTTTAAAAGCATTTGATTCTTTGGTTGAAAATTTAAAAACAGATGAAAGCACTTGTACTACTTATGTAATTGATAAAAACAAAGAATACAAAGGTAGATTTATGGGAAGTGCACCTCGTGGTGCGTTAAGCCATTGGTGTAGGATTAAAAATGGTGTAATTGAAAATTGGCAAGCAGTAGTTCCTTCTACTTGGAATGCAAGTCCAAAAGATGCAAATGGAGTAGGTGGTAGCTATGAACAATGTCTTATTGGTATGAAACTAGCTGATGTTAAACAGCCTTTAGAAGTAATAAGAGCTATTCACTCTTATGATCCTTGTATAGCATGTGCAGTACATGTAATGGATACTAAAGGTAATAATCTTAGCGAGTATAAAGTTAATGTAAATTTATAA
- a CDS encoding hydrogenase small subunit produces MSDLDIFNRRLDALEKLPLLKNEISISKALEQSGFSRRDFMKWASAMTAFLALPASFTPVVARAAELSDRLPVIWLHMAECTGCSESLLRSDAPTIDSLIFDHISLEYHETIMGAAGWQAEHNLEAAMEKYKGRYILMVEGGIPTGATENFLTIGPHGKTGRQLAEQACNDALAIFAIGTCSAFGGIQAARPNPSNAVSLSKVTNKTVINVPGCPPSEKNIIGNVIHYILYQTLPALDAYNRPKWAYGLRIHDLCERRGRFDAGEFVQQFGDEGAKKGYCLYKVGCKGPYTFNNCSRERFNQHTSWPIQAGHGCIGCSEPDFWDTMGPFEEVMAGRLFDTVYGLGADSISDKIGIGVLCVTGVAVAAHAVIASLEKNKD; encoded by the coding sequence ATGAGTGATTTAGATATTTTTAATCGCCGTTTAGACGCATTAGAAAAACTTCCTCTTTTGAAAAATGAGATTTCTATCTCTAAAGCCTTAGAGCAATCAGGTTTTTCAAGAAGAGATTTTATGAAATGGGCTAGTGCTATGACTGCATTTTTAGCATTACCTGCTAGCTTTACTCCAGTAGTTGCAAGAGCTGCTGAGCTCAGTGATAGACTTCCAGTGATTTGGCTTCATATGGCTGAATGTACAGGATGTTCTGAAAGTTTATTAAGAAGTGATGCTCCTACCATTGATAGTTTGATTTTTGATCATATTTCTTTAGAATATCATGAAACTATAATGGGTGCTGCAGGTTGGCAAGCTGAACATAATCTTGAAGCTGCTATGGAAAAATATAAAGGTAGATATATCTTAATGGTAGAAGGTGGTATACCAACAGGTGCTACAGAAAACTTTTTAACTATAGGACCACATGGAAAAACAGGAAGACAATTAGCAGAACAAGCCTGTAATGATGCTTTAGCTATTTTTGCTATAGGTACTTGTTCGGCTTTTGGTGGTATCCAAGCTGCTAGACCTAATCCAAGCAATGCTGTAAGCTTAAGTAAAGTAACAAATAAAACAGTTATTAATGTACCAGGTTGTCCTCCAAGTGAAAAAAATATTATAGGTAATGTGATTCATTACATATTGTATCAAACATTGCCAGCACTTGATGCCTACAATAGACCAAAATGGGCTTATGGGTTAAGAATTCATGATCTTTGTGAAAGAAGAGGACGCTTTGATGCGGGTGAATTTGTGCAACAATTTGGTGATGAGGGAGCAAAAAAAGGATATTGTCTTTATAAAGTAGGTTGTAAAGGCCCTTATACTTTTAATAATTGCTCAAGAGAGAGATTTAATCAACATACTTCATGGCCAATCCAAGCAGGACATGGTTGTATAGGCTGTTCTGAACCTGATTTTTGGGATACTATGGGACCTTTTGAAGAAGTGATGGCAGGAAGATTATTTGATACTGTTTATGGCTTGGGTGCTGATAGCATTTCAGATAAAATTGGTATAGGTGTGCTTTGTGTAACAGGCGTAGCTGTTGCTGCGCATGCTGTAATTGCTTCATTAGAAAAAAATAAGGATTAA
- a CDS encoding ATP-dependent Clp protease ATP-binding subunit: MANIQDFLTDSMLSNIESAISLAIHSKNSEIKPLHLLWALSVDSSSLLNQVFNKLNVSKEAFELEVKSKILSFPTSSNVNKDNIKFSNEFINSLEKAKGLALENKDSYLAVDMWLVSESASGVIKELLSKFVDLNEFKKELEFIRAGAKIETKTSDETLDSLSKFGIDLTMKAKNNELDPVIGREEEIQRLMQILIRKTKNNPILLGEPGVGKTAVVEALAQRIVKKDVPTSLQNKKVIALDMSALIAGAKYRGEFEDRLKAVVNEVIKHKNVILFIDEIHTIVGAGANEGSMDAANILKPALARGELHTIGATTLKEYRKYFEKDAALQRRFQPVNVAEPSVNEALAMLRGIKEKLEIHHNVTINDSALVAAAKLSKRYIANRFLPDKAIDLIDEAAAELKMQIESEPNSLRKVRKQIESLEVENEALKMEENEANEKRLEEIKKELANLKEEQIKLNAKFENEKAVFNGISAKKKEIDTLKNEAILAKNKGDFQKAAEIEYGKILECEKEVLNLEEKWKQMTQEGVLLKNQVDEDLVAGILSKWTGISVQKMLTSEKQKYLHIQEYLQESVIGQDEALSALAKAIKRNKAGLNQATKPIGSFLFLGPTGVGKTESAKALAKFLFDDEKAMVRFDMSEFMEKHSISRLLGAPPGYIGHEEGGELTEAVRRKPYSVILFDEVEKAHKDVFNILLGILDDGRATDSKGVTIDFTNTIIILTSNIGANFIMELKGEEKEKAIKEALRNFFRPEFLNRLDDIITFNPLGESEAKKIVKLLFNTLQKSLENRGIKASLSDNAASLIAKVGFDVDFGARPLKRALYDMVEDKLSDMILSDELNENDEIIIDSKDDEIIIVKQ, from the coding sequence ATGGCAAATATACAAGATTTTTTAACAGATTCTATGCTTTCAAATATAGAAAGTGCAATTTCTTTGGCCATTCATTCTAAGAATAGTGAAATAAAACCTTTGCATTTATTATGGGCTTTAAGTGTTGATAGCTCTAGTTTGCTTAATCAAGTTTTTAATAAATTAAATGTTTCTAAAGAGGCATTTGAGTTAGAAGTAAAAAGTAAAATTTTATCTTTTCCTACTAGCTCAAATGTAAATAAAGATAATATTAAATTTTCAAATGAATTTATTAATTCTTTAGAAAAAGCAAAAGGCTTGGCTTTAGAAAATAAAGATAGTTATTTGGCTGTGGATATGTGGCTTGTTTCAGAAAGTGCTAGCGGGGTTATTAAAGAACTTTTGTCTAAATTTGTAGATTTAAATGAGTTTAAAAAAGAATTAGAATTCATTAGAGCAGGAGCTAAAATAGAAACCAAAACAAGTGATGAAACGCTTGATTCTTTATCTAAATTTGGTATTGATTTGACTATGAAAGCTAAAAACAATGAGCTTGATCCTGTTATAGGTAGGGAAGAAGAAATTCAAAGATTAATGCAAATTTTAATCAGAAAAACTAAAAATAATCCTATTTTATTAGGTGAGCCAGGGGTGGGAAAAACTGCTGTGGTGGAAGCTTTAGCACAAAGGATAGTAAAAAAAGATGTTCCTACTTCGTTGCAAAATAAAAAAGTTATAGCTTTAGATATGAGTGCTTTAATAGCAGGGGCAAAATACAGAGGTGAATTTGAAGATAGATTAAAAGCAGTTGTAAATGAAGTAATAAAACATAAGAATGTAATTTTATTTATAGATGAAATTCACACCATTGTAGGTGCAGGTGCAAATGAAGGGAGCATGGATGCAGCAAATATTTTAAAACCTGCTTTAGCAAGAGGTGAGCTTCATACTATAGGTGCTACAACCTTAAAAGAATATAGAAAATATTTTGAAAAAGATGCAGCTTTACAAAGAAGATTTCAGCCTGTAAATGTAGCTGAACCTAGTGTAAATGAAGCTTTGGCTATGCTTAGAGGTATAAAAGAAAAATTAGAAATTCATCATAATGTAACTATTAATGATAGTGCTTTAGTGGCAGCTGCAAAGCTATCTAAGCGTTATATAGCTAATAGATTTTTACCTGATAAAGCGATTGATTTAATTGATGAGGCTGCAGCGGAATTAAAAATGCAAATAGAAAGTGAGCCAAATTCTTTAAGAAAGGTTAGAAAGCAAATTGAAAGTTTGGAAGTAGAAAATGAAGCTTTAAAAATGGAAGAAAATGAAGCTAATGAAAAAAGATTGGAAGAGATTAAAAAAGAATTAGCAAATTTAAAAGAAGAGCAAATCAAACTTAATGCCAAATTTGAAAATGAAAAAGCAGTATTTAATGGCATAAGTGCAAAGAAAAAAGAAATCGATACTTTAAAAAATGAAGCTATTTTGGCTAAAAATAAAGGAGATTTTCAAAAGGCTGCTGAAATAGAATATGGCAAAATTTTAGAGTGCGAAAAAGAGGTTTTAAATTTAGAAGAAAAATGGAAACAAATGACCCAAGAAGGAGTTTTGCTTAAAAATCAAGTAGATGAGGATTTAGTAGCTGGTATTTTAAGTAAATGGACAGGCATTAGTGTGCAAAAAATGCTCACTTCTGAAAAACAAAAATATTTACATATTCAAGAGTATTTACAAGAAAGCGTCATAGGGCAAGATGAGGCTTTGAGTGCTTTAGCTAAAGCTATTAAGCGTAACAAAGCAGGGTTAAATCAAGCAACTAAGCCTATAGGAAGCTTTTTATTTTTAGGGCCAACTGGAGTAGGTAAAACAGAAAGTGCGAAGGCTTTGGCTAAATTTTTATTTGATGATGAAAAAGCTATGGTGCGTTTTGATATGAGTGAATTTATGGAAAAACACAGTATATCAAGACTTTTAGGTGCACCTCCAGGATATATAGGGCATGAAGAAGGTGGGGAATTAACTGAAGCTGTTAGAAGAAAGCCTTATAGTGTGATTTTATTTGATGAAGTAGAAAAAGCCCATAAAGATGTATTTAATATACTTTTGGGAATTTTAGATGATGGTAGGGCTACAGATAGTAAAGGCGTAACGATTGATTTTACTAATACTATCATTATCTTAACTTCTAATATAGGTGCAAATTTTATTATGGAGTTAAAGGGCGAAGAAAAAGAAAAAGCTATTAAAGAAGCTCTTAGAAACTTTTTTAGACCGGAGTTTTTAAATCGTTTAGATGATATTATCACTTTTAACCCTTTGGGAGAAAGTGAAGCTAAAAAAATAGTTAAATTACTTTTTAATACCTTGCAAAAAAGTCTTGAAAATAGGGGTATTAAAGCAAGCTTGAGTGATAATGCTGCTAGTTTAATAGCAAAAGTTGGTTTTGATGTAGATTTTGGCGCAAGACCATTAAAAAGAGCTTTGTATGATATGGTAGAAGATAAATTAAGTGATATGATATTATCGGATGAATTAAATGAAAATGATGAGATTATTATAGATTCTAAAGATGATGAAATCATCATTGTTAAACAATAA